One Panicum virgatum strain AP13 chromosome 3N, P.virgatum_v5, whole genome shotgun sequence DNA segment encodes these proteins:
- the LOC120667002 gene encoding uncharacterized protein LOC120667002 has product MGSPRSGAAAVALLPDDAIIEILSRVPARSLCLFKCVSKAWRDLIADRHHREKLPQTLEGFFCAYDGEIHGGNRGDGGGEGGRVVHGRFIDTLGRSVPLPSFSFLGEQPGIEELDLVHSCNGQILFRHRRALDTYDSLGFVVCNPATEQWVAVPNSGLDLDLFHQCDSATYLIFDPAVSAHFQLVQLGIYEGAFVEEVHTYSSETGVWSQRTSEWSSDEALSVYASGAFVNGMLHFNVTHFDDIDQELIVAVDGEGNKRRIISGLDNSSDVVFVGQSQGQLHYMSQHRDDPRFMTQLSIWVLQDYNTEDWVLKHSVPFLQLFGRAYCHVENDYNLVAIHPDRNMIFFVQHWDLKLKSYDMDSKEVHTLCTLEVSHQNILPYVPCFTESSVLASKH; this is encoded by the exons ATGGGCAGCCCTaggagcggcgcggccgcggtggcCTTGCTGCCCGACGACGCCATCATCGAGATCCTCTCCCGCGTCCCCGCCAGATCCCTCTGCCTGTTCAAGTGCGTGTCCAAGGCCTGGCGCGACCTCATCGCCGACCGGCACCACCGCGAGAAGCTCCCCCAAACCCTCGAGGGCTTCTTCTGCGCCTACGACGGCGAGATACACGGCGGCAaccgcggcgatggcggcggcgaggggggtcGCGTTGTCCACGGGCGCTTCATCGACACGCTGGGTAGATCCGTGCCCCTCCCGTCTTTCTCCTTCCTGGGGGAGCAGCCGGGAATCGAGGAACTCGATCTCGTGCATTCCTGCAACGGCCAAATCCTCTTCAGGCACAGAAGGGCTTTGGac ACCTACGATTCACTGGGCTTTGTCGTGTGCAACCCCGCCACCGAGCAATGGGTGGCCGTGCCCAACTCCGGCTTGGACCTTGATTTGTTTCACCAATGTGATAGTGCTACCTATTTAATTTTCGATCCTGCTGTGTCCGCGCACTTTCAGCTGGTCCAGCTCGGGATTTACGAAGGGGCATTCGTGGAAGAGGTGCACACCTACTCGTCTGAAACTGGGGTCTGGTCTCAGAGGACAAGCGAGTGGAGTTCAGATGAGGCCTTATCTGTCTACGCAAGTGGTGCCTTCGTTAATGGCATGCTACATTTCAATGTCACCCACTTTGATGATATAGACCAGGAGCTAATAGTTGCAGTTGATGGGGAAGGGAACAAGCGTAGGATCATCAGCGGGCTGGACAATTCTAGTGATGTTGTTTTTGTTGGTCAATCCCAAGGACAGCTGCATTACATGAGTCAACATAGAGATGACCCTCGCTTCATGACTCAACTGTCCATTTGGGTTCTTCAGGACTACAATACAGAAGACTGG GTTCTGAAGCACAGTGTGCCCTTTTTGCAGCTGTTTGGAAGAGCGTATTGCCATGTTGAAAATGACTACAATTTGGTTGCCATTCACCCGGACCGCAATATGATCTTCTTTGTTCAGCACTGGGACCTGAAACTGAAATCATATGACATGGATAGCAAGGAAGTGCACACTCTCTGCACTCTAGAGGTTAGCCATCAGAATATTTTACCATATGTTCCCTGTTTCACGGAGTCATCGGTACTTGCTAGTAAGCACTGA